The following are from one region of the Thermoproteus uzoniensis 768-20 genome:
- the sufC gene encoding Fe-S cluster assembly ATPase SufC — MAVLETRNLHVAVDGKRILRGVTLSVKSGEVVALMGPNGSGKSTLFQTIAGNPRYEVVDGDILLDGVSIKGLAPEERFAKGIFVGFQSPIAVPEVRFAFLIQAMLNKRAGKKLGDANPRLGEAYKLASELGLRPDVFNRGIGAGFSGGEFKRAEVLLALMVKPSIAILDEPDSGLDVDGMAAVSKALTKLVEGGTGVLLSTHYARILKFLEPDRVYVMYDGRLVLEGGPEIAKKVEEAGYEQLFKESGLP; from the coding sequence ATGGCGGTGTTGGAGACTAGGAATCTGCACGTCGCCGTAGACGGCAAGAGGATACTTAGAGGCGTCACTCTGTCGGTCAAGTCCGGTGAGGTGGTGGCCTTGATGGGGCCCAACGGCAGCGGCAAGTCCACGTTGTTCCAGACCATAGCGGGCAACCCCCGCTACGAGGTCGTGGACGGCGACATTCTCCTAGACGGCGTGTCCATAAAGGGTCTTGCCCCCGAGGAGCGGTTCGCCAAAGGCATCTTCGTCGGGTTCCAGTCCCCCATCGCGGTTCCCGAGGTCCGCTTCGCCTTTTTGATACAAGCCATGCTCAACAAGAGGGCGGGCAAGAAGCTCGGCGATGCCAATCCGAGGCTGGGCGAGGCGTATAAGCTCGCCAGCGAGCTCGGGCTGAGGCCCGACGTATTCAATAGAGGAATAGGAGCCGGCTTCAGCGGCGGCGAGTTCAAACGCGCCGAGGTCCTGCTGGCGTTGATGGTGAAGCCGTCGATAGCCATCCTCGACGAGCCCGACTCGGGCCTCGACGTAGACGGCATGGCGGCCGTGAGCAAGGCCTTGACGAAACTTGTAGAGGGTGGGACAGGCGTGCTGTTGTCGACGCACTACGCGCGCATCTTGAAGTTCCTGGAGCCCGACAGGGTCTACGTAATGTACGACGGCAGGCTCGTCCTTGAGGGAGGGCCCGAGATAGCCAAGAAGGTCGAGGAGGCAGGATACGAACAGCTCTTCAAGGAGTCGGGCCTCCCCTAG
- a CDS encoding acetyl ornithine aminotransferase family protein gives MPPKWHWPQIDPDKVPAMRVEPPGPKALEVIRRDEAVLMQSFVRWYPLVIARGYGPVVEDVDGNLYIDYNAGIAVTATGHAHPKVVEAIRRQSELFLHYSLTDFYYEIAVRLAEKLVSIAPISGQKKVFFTNSGTESIEGLVKIARGYFKGQRPYIIAFYGAFHGRTYASMSLTASKPVHRKYFSPMMPNVVHVPYPHPVHCPFKAKDPEECGQYALEFIEEWVFKRLVSPDEVAAVLIEPIQGEGGYVVPPRGFMQGLRKITREHGILLAVDEVQTGFGRTGRWFAVEHFGVEPDLIATAKAIASGLPMGAIIGRADVMSLPKGAHANTFGGNPVAAAASLATIDVIEEEGLLEHAARLGDEIKKALAEELKGRHDVRGLGLMIGVELLDEGRKPAKYLDEVLLKSFKRGLAVIGAGLSTVRIAPPLVIPERMAMRGVEILLDVLKAY, from the coding sequence ATGCCGCCCAAATGGCACTGGCCCCAGATAGATCCCGACAAGGTGCCCGCGATGAGGGTGGAGCCGCCCGGCCCGAAGGCGCTGGAGGTGATCAGGAGAGACGAGGCGGTGCTCATGCAATCGTTCGTCCGCTGGTATCCCCTCGTCATCGCCAGAGGCTACGGCCCCGTCGTCGAGGACGTAGACGGCAACCTCTATATTGACTACAACGCCGGCATAGCCGTCACGGCGACCGGACACGCCCACCCCAAAGTCGTGGAGGCCATCCGGCGACAGTCGGAGCTATTCCTCCACTACTCCCTCACCGACTTCTACTACGAGATCGCGGTTAGGCTGGCCGAGAAGCTCGTCTCCATAGCCCCCATCTCCGGCCAGAAGAAGGTCTTCTTCACAAACAGCGGCACTGAGTCCATCGAGGGCTTGGTCAAGATAGCCAGGGGCTATTTCAAGGGGCAGAGGCCCTACATAATAGCGTTCTACGGCGCGTTCCACGGCAGGACCTACGCCTCCATGTCCCTCACGGCGTCTAAGCCGGTGCACAGGAAGTACTTCTCGCCCATGATGCCCAACGTGGTGCACGTGCCCTACCCCCACCCCGTCCACTGCCCCTTCAAGGCCAAAGATCCCGAGGAGTGCGGGCAGTACGCGCTTGAGTTCATCGAGGAGTGGGTCTTCAAGAGGCTCGTCAGCCCAGACGAGGTAGCCGCCGTGTTGATAGAGCCGATACAGGGTGAAGGGGGATACGTGGTGCCTCCGCGAGGATTCATGCAAGGCCTCCGCAAGATCACCAGAGAGCACGGGATACTGCTTGCGGTAGACGAGGTCCAGACCGGCTTCGGGAGGACCGGCCGTTGGTTCGCCGTCGAGCACTTCGGCGTCGAGCCGGACCTTATCGCGACCGCCAAGGCCATAGCCTCCGGCTTGCCGATGGGCGCTATAATAGGCAGAGCCGATGTGATGTCGCTCCCCAAGGGCGCCCACGCCAACACCTTCGGCGGAAATCCCGTGGCGGCCGCCGCATCCCTAGCCACTATAGACGTAATAGAGGAGGAGGGCCTTCTGGAACACGCCGCGAGGCTCGGCGACGAGATCAAGAAAGCCTTGGCAGAGGAGCTGAAAGGTAGACACGACGTGAGGGGCCTCGGCTTGATGATAGGCGTCGAGCTCCTCGACGAGGGGAGGAAGCCTGCCAAATACCTAGACGAGGTCCTGCTGAAGAGCTTCAAGCGCGGTCTAGCTGTTATAGGCGCCGGCCTCTCGACCGTGAGGATCGCTCCGCCGTTGGTGATACCGGAGAGAATGGCTATGAGAGGAGTGGAAATATTACTGGACGTTCTTAAGGCCTACTAG
- the nucS gene encoding endonuclease NucS, translated as MLRILEPEPREAAAFINTNRKRGLIAVFCICGGTYRGRAAADLPTGPYLILIKPDGSLLVHGSEKATPLVWNPPGSSNMAVVEGGTLVLKSLRTRPSESVVLKIERVFEIVLFDAGSSSVRLRGTEKDIVDMLVKNPDIIEPGLKVVGVEVPTEAGHIDILALDKNGEYIVVEVKRDVADHEAVFQLRRYVEAVAKARGRARGILVAADITSSAFHYLREYNLGFVKIRPRELAEKLLNKTEFEDTSIDVEK; from the coding sequence ATGTTGCGGATCCTAGAGCCGGAGCCGCGCGAGGCCGCGGCGTTCATAAATACAAACCGCAAGAGAGGGCTTATCGCGGTGTTCTGCATATGTGGAGGCACATATAGGGGACGGGCAGCGGCCGACCTCCCGACGGGCCCCTACCTGATCTTGATCAAGCCGGACGGATCGTTGTTGGTACACGGCTCTGAGAAGGCGACGCCCTTAGTATGGAACCCCCCAGGCTCCTCTAATATGGCTGTTGTCGAGGGCGGGACCCTCGTACTGAAGTCCTTGAGGACTAGGCCTAGCGAGTCTGTGGTCCTCAAGATAGAGAGGGTTTTCGAGATTGTCCTCTTCGATGCTGGAAGCTCGTCGGTGAGGTTGCGCGGCACCGAGAAGGACATCGTCGACATGCTCGTAAAGAACCCCGACATCATAGAGCCGGGTCTTAAGGTAGTCGGCGTCGAGGTGCCCACCGAGGCTGGACACATAGACATATTGGCCCTCGACAAGAACGGCGAGTATATAGTCGTAGAGGTCAAACGGGATGTGGCAGACCACGAGGCGGTCTTTCAGCTACGCCGCTATGTAGAGGCCGTGGCCAAGGCCCGCGGACGAGCGCGGGGGATCCTCGTCGCAGCCGACATAACATCGTCGGCCTTTCACTATCTTAGAGAGTACAATCTAGGTTTTGTAAAGATCAGGCCTAGGGAGTTGGCGGAGAAACTTTTAAATAAGACCGAGTTTGAGGATACGTCTATCGACGTGGAGAAATAA
- a CDS encoding M42 family metallopeptidase, with translation MDLAALTGAYGVSGFEDDVRRKILEAVGDASVDDFGNVAVGGKSGIAFVAHMDEVGLLVTSIEDDGRLKFRKVGGIDDKILPGTAVTLYGDGFRLEGVIGIAPPHFQQQQQQISWQDLYIDIGVSSRQEAESLGVAPMTPAAFSRRYAEMGKFISATAVDDRSGCWALLEAYRRGADATFVWTVQEEVGLMGARALASRSNIKSAVIVDTTACCHPNFTGGVKPGQGPVIRIFDNYGAYNNKLAKKILEIARRRGIPVQIGAGGGGTDAAAFFVSGIPAVSIGILSKYSHSPVEMVHKDDLRHTVELIVALSEELH, from the coding sequence ATGGATTTGGCGGCGCTTACGGGGGCCTACGGGGTTTCTGGCTTCGAAGACGACGTAAGGCGCAAGATATTGGAGGCTGTGGGCGACGCCTCGGTGGACGATTTCGGCAACGTAGCCGTCGGCGGCAAGTCGGGGATAGCCTTCGTCGCCCACATGGACGAGGTCGGGTTGTTGGTGACCTCGATTGAGGACGACGGGAGGCTTAAGTTCAGAAAGGTCGGCGGGATCGACGACAAGATCTTGCCCGGAACCGCCGTGACGCTCTACGGCGACGGCTTCAGGTTGGAGGGGGTGATAGGCATAGCCCCTCCACACTTCCAGCAACAGCAGCAACAGATCTCCTGGCAGGACCTATACATAGATATAGGCGTGTCGAGCAGACAAGAGGCGGAGTCTCTGGGGGTCGCGCCGATGACGCCCGCCGCCTTCTCCAGACGCTATGCGGAGATGGGCAAGTTCATCTCGGCCACCGCCGTCGACGATAGATCGGGATGTTGGGCGCTTCTCGAGGCCTACAGGAGAGGGGCCGACGCGACCTTCGTGTGGACAGTTCAGGAGGAGGTGGGCCTCATGGGCGCGAGAGCTCTGGCGAGCAGATCCAACATAAAGAGCGCCGTGATAGTGGACACAACCGCCTGTTGCCACCCGAACTTCACGGGGGGCGTCAAGCCGGGGCAAGGGCCGGTCATCAGAATTTTCGACAACTACGGCGCCTACAACAACAAGCTGGCCAAGAAGATTTTGGAAATAGCGAGGAGGAGGGGCATCCCGGTCCAGATAGGCGCAGGCGGCGGGGGGACCGACGCGGCCGCCTTCTTCGTATCGGGGATACCCGCCGTGTCCATCGGCATACTCTCGAAATACTCCCACTCGCCAGTGGAGATGGTCCACAAAGACGATCTGAGGCACACGGTGGAGCTCATAGTCGCTCTGTCCGAGGAACTCCACTGA
- a CDS encoding MBL fold metallo-hydrolase, with the protein MEVVPIAEESLGVRSMALFVKTRDVAILFDAGISLSPRRFGLPPHPLEIRRVQELRAKLLEYAAAADVVTVSHYHRDHFTPWYNSAYMATDDSTYIEIYKKKLILAKSPQGINWSQRRRHYGFKKAVEKIAEIEYADGKSYRFGRTTVTASPPLPHGPEGAKTGFVLAFLVEDGEERLLYMPDVQGPANEAAVRFAEEARPTIAVVGGPPTYLAGFEWSVGVDYLARLARMPGLETLVVAHHALRDLDWRAKLEPVFKAASEAGVEVKTYAGLLGREDELLEARRKELYKLMPAEPKSLEEGEEE; encoded by the coding sequence GTGGAGGTAGTGCCCATAGCGGAGGAGAGCCTGGGGGTGAGGTCCATGGCGCTGTTCGTTAAGACGCGCGACGTGGCTATCCTGTTCGATGCAGGGATCTCTCTATCCCCCAGACGCTTTGGCCTTCCTCCACATCCATTAGAGATAAGGAGGGTGCAGGAACTGCGGGCCAAACTTCTTGAGTACGCGGCGGCCGCAGACGTGGTGACGGTATCTCACTACCATAGAGATCACTTCACTCCGTGGTACAATAGCGCCTACATGGCCACAGACGATTCGACGTACATCGAGATATACAAGAAGAAATTGATATTGGCGAAGTCGCCTCAGGGCATCAACTGGAGCCAGCGCAGGCGGCACTACGGCTTCAAGAAGGCTGTGGAGAAGATAGCGGAGATAGAGTACGCGGATGGCAAGAGCTATCGGTTCGGCCGCACCACGGTGACCGCCTCGCCGCCGTTGCCCCACGGACCTGAAGGCGCCAAGACAGGCTTCGTGCTGGCGTTTCTGGTAGAGGACGGCGAGGAGCGCCTCTTGTATATGCCGGACGTGCAGGGGCCAGCTAACGAGGCGGCTGTCCGCTTCGCCGAGGAGGCCAGGCCGACCATAGCCGTCGTCGGCGGGCCGCCCACGTACTTAGCCGGCTTTGAGTGGAGCGTCGGCGTGGACTATCTGGCTAGGCTGGCCCGAATGCCTGGCCTAGAGACGCTTGTAGTGGCCCACCACGCCTTGAGGGATCTCGACTGGAGGGCCAAGCTCGAGCCGGTCTTTAAGGCCGCCTCTGAGGCCGGCGTGGAGGTCAAGACATATGCGGGCCTGCTCGGCAGAGAGGACGAGTTGCTGGAGGCGCGTAGGAAAGAGCTGTACAAGCTAATGCCCGCAGAGCCTAAAAGCTTGGAGGAGGGCGAGGAGGAATGA
- a CDS encoding mechanosensitive ion channel family protein: MRRTTLALLRVVSELISIGVVGAAIYVLIDILAAELKGLPSYVFDVAKAAVIIGAGVAGAKALGDFIISVLRPKIGDRAYAVGNTFKVLGYIAAITAGFLKIGATSQIALLGGTVAGIVLGLALQPTLGNLFAGILIIATNFVRVGDVVRVLNWQVPYQWALNPPYKYFSPDYIHPGFKGKVVEVNLFYTVVVTDQGNELKIPNSILLGGAVVDESTSQWSQQRIVNVRVELPLSVIDVDKLEGQIRELLSDLDVRGVYLNEQSDKDYVIVLVRLAVPRGDDWRLVKSEALKRLLKMRAELIKANERGYLCLTKGVCS, encoded by the coding sequence ATGAGGCGGACTACCCTGGCTCTGCTAAGGGTAGTATCCGAGCTGATATCCATCGGAGTAGTAGGGGCCGCGATCTATGTATTGATAGATATTCTCGCCGCCGAGCTTAAAGGCCTGCCGTCCTACGTCTTCGACGTAGCCAAGGCGGCCGTTATAATCGGCGCGGGCGTGGCTGGAGCCAAGGCGCTGGGCGACTTCATAATATCTGTCTTGCGGCCTAAGATAGGCGATAGGGCTTATGCCGTGGGGAACACGTTCAAGGTGTTGGGCTACATAGCGGCTATAACCGCCGGGTTCCTAAAGATAGGGGCGACCAGCCAGATAGCGCTACTGGGCGGCACGGTCGCCGGCATCGTCCTCGGCCTCGCGCTCCAGCCTACCTTGGGCAATCTATTCGCCGGCATTCTCATAATAGCGACGAACTTCGTCAGGGTGGGCGACGTGGTGAGGGTGCTCAACTGGCAGGTGCCGTACCAATGGGCCCTCAACCCTCCCTACAAGTACTTCTCGCCTGACTACATACATCCCGGCTTCAAGGGGAAGGTGGTCGAGGTAAATCTGTTCTACACGGTCGTGGTGACGGATCAAGGCAACGAGCTGAAGATACCCAACTCGATACTGCTGGGCGGAGCAGTAGTCGACGAGTCGACGTCGCAGTGGTCGCAACAACGCATAGTCAACGTGAGGGTAGAGCTCCCGCTGTCGGTGATAGACGTCGACAAGCTCGAGGGGCAGATCAGGGAGTTGCTGTCCGACCTAGATGTGAGGGGCGTCTACCTCAACGAACAGAGCGATAAGGACTACGTAATAGTCTTGGTCAGACTGGCGGTTCCGAGAGGCGACGACTGGCGCCTCGTCAAATCCGAGGCGCTCAAGAGGCTTCTGAAGATGAGGGCAGAGCTGATAAAGGCGAACGAGCGAGGCTACCTCTGCCTCACAAAGGGCGTCTGCAGTTAG
- a CDS encoding pyridoxal phosphate-dependent aminotransferase — MRAFSERLAYLRESPTRKIDALRERLRREGRDVIVLSAGQPSIPPPVEVRRRLAELLQEESMELYGYTPSQGIYELREAVSEDLKRLGGLDVPPDQITITAGGQAAMFSTLATIIEPGDEVVLMDPTYFGYKPLVEYFGARIVRHRTYLENDYQPDVERLKEQITPKTKALILVSPDNPTGRLLSPEAAKALADLAVDHDIWLVTDEAYKTMIYEGEHVYLYKLAPEHVISINTFSKDPAIPGWRLGYVYGPKDAVSKIKLVNEEMVYCPPSFAQRMVAIYLKSDVRFRYIKEFVAAYRARRDIVIDALRRYVPDGRFKVPQGSMFVFVDLSKYIADGEAFAQKLLEEYSVALVPGSYFSDVYKAAVRISFVAERPERLVEGVRRIGEALAK; from the coding sequence GTGAGGGCCTTCTCGGAGAGGCTGGCCTACTTGAGGGAAAGCCCAACGCGCAAGATCGACGCATTGAGGGAGAGGCTGAGAAGGGAGGGGAGGGACGTGATAGTGCTGTCCGCCGGACAGCCGAGCATACCTCCTCCCGTAGAGGTGAGGAGAAGGCTCGCCGAGTTGTTGCAGGAGGAGAGCATGGAGCTCTACGGCTATACCCCAAGCCAAGGCATCTACGAGCTCAGAGAGGCGGTCTCCGAGGACTTGAAGAGGCTGGGCGGCCTCGACGTCCCGCCCGATCAGATAACCATAACCGCGGGAGGCCAAGCCGCCATGTTCTCGACCTTGGCGACCATAATAGAGCCGGGCGACGAGGTGGTATTGATGGACCCCACATATTTCGGATATAAGCCGCTGGTCGAGTACTTCGGGGCGAGGATCGTAAGGCACAGGACGTATCTGGAGAACGACTACCAGCCGGATGTTGAAAGGCTTAAGGAGCAGATCACGCCGAAGACTAAGGCCTTGATACTCGTCTCGCCGGATAACCCGACGGGCAGGTTGTTGAGCCCCGAGGCCGCCAAGGCGCTGGCCGACCTGGCGGTAGACCACGACATATGGCTGGTGACCGACGAGGCTTACAAGACCATGATCTACGAGGGGGAGCACGTCTACCTATACAAGCTGGCGCCGGAACACGTGATATCGATAAACACCTTCTCTAAGGATCCGGCCATACCCGGCTGGAGGCTGGGCTACGTCTACGGGCCTAAGGATGCCGTGTCTAAGATAAAGTTGGTGAACGAGGAGATGGTCTACTGTCCTCCGTCCTTCGCCCAGAGGATGGTCGCTATATATCTCAAATCGGACGTCCGGTTTAGGTATATCAAGGAGTTTGTGGCGGCCTACAGAGCCAGAAGAGACATCGTGATAGACGCGCTCAGGCGGTACGTGCCCGACGGCAGATTCAAGGTGCCGCAGGGCTCCATGTTCGTCTTCGTCGACCTATCTAAGTACATAGCCGACGGCGAGGCCTTCGCCCAGAAGTTGCTCGAGGAGTACTCGGTGGCGTTGGTGCCGGGGAGCTATTTCAGCGACGTCTACAAGGCCGCCGTCAGGATCTCCTTCGTCGCCGAGAGGCCGGAGAGGCTGGTGGAGGGGGTGAGGCGCATAGGCGAGGCCCTCGCCAAATAG